The Myxococcales bacterium genome includes a region encoding these proteins:
- a CDS encoding sigma-70 family RNA polymerase sigma factor, translating into MSSPKFPSGRAVRSAKGPELVAAAEVVPDTEATSAFEGDDELMASAAGLELPDDDFPEGDGPSLEAAAPEEGTAEEFEEAAAPVKAVKDDESQSFLAMYFKNMAELDVLRPEQEFESAREIEALEVELWTLLLSYLPGARHVNAVVLRTMGKPFPLLEEHRALVESLGAKPKPAARKKFEEFVDELASKLRDEDIDRLFVDAAMAEVRRGLRGVAGDAAAGFDSHESGFRDFANLAVAKTVAIKAAKNAFVRANLRLVVSIARRFNHGRLPLADLIQEGNIGLMKAVERYDYRRGFRFSTYASWWIRHAISRALADKGRAVRLPVHMIDAYHRIAKSERELQSKLERPATNEELSEATGIEAEKLEKMRGFLNETPVSLDRPISDEDGRKLIDILISDEDLPSPPDQIIVGETHREMLRLLQSLKPIEADILRKRFGLMNDKERTLKEIGDEYHLSRERVRQLQEQALGKMRKAMQKINAA; encoded by the coding sequence GTGTCGTCGCCGAAATTCCCTTCGGGGAGGGCGGTGCGATCGGCAAAGGGGCCAGAGCTGGTGGCAGCGGCGGAGGTCGTGCCGGACACCGAGGCGACGAGCGCCTTCGAGGGTGACGACGAACTCATGGCCTCAGCCGCGGGGCTCGAACTGCCGGATGACGATTTTCCCGAAGGCGACGGGCCCTCGCTCGAGGCGGCTGCGCCCGAGGAAGGTACCGCCGAGGAGTTCGAGGAGGCCGCGGCCCCGGTCAAGGCCGTCAAGGATGACGAGTCGCAGAGCTTCCTCGCCATGTACTTCAAAAACATGGCCGAGCTCGATGTGCTGCGCCCCGAGCAGGAGTTCGAGTCGGCCCGGGAGATCGAGGCGCTCGAGGTGGAGCTTTGGACCTTGCTGCTCTCGTACCTTCCCGGGGCTCGCCACGTGAACGCCGTGGTGCTGCGCACCATGGGGAAGCCCTTCCCGCTGCTCGAGGAGCACCGCGCGTTGGTGGAATCGCTGGGCGCCAAGCCGAAGCCCGCGGCGCGCAAAAAGTTCGAGGAATTCGTGGACGAACTCGCTTCCAAGCTGCGCGACGAGGACATCGATCGGCTTTTCGTGGACGCGGCGATGGCCGAGGTGCGCCGGGGGCTCCGCGGGGTTGCGGGTGATGCGGCGGCAGGTTTCGACAGTCACGAGTCGGGCTTTCGCGACTTCGCAAACCTGGCGGTTGCCAAAACCGTGGCCATCAAGGCCGCAAAGAACGCCTTCGTCAGGGCCAATCTGCGTTTGGTGGTGTCCATTGCCCGTAGGTTCAATCACGGGCGCCTTCCCTTGGCCGACTTGATACAAGAAGGGAATATCGGCCTGATGAAGGCGGTGGAGCGCTACGACTACCGCAGAGGGTTCCGCTTTTCGACCTATGCAAGCTGGTGGATTCGGCACGCGATCAGCCGTGCTCTTGCCGACAAGGGGCGAGCGGTTCGCCTTCCTGTCCACATGATCGACGCGTACCACCGCATCGCCAAGAGCGAGCGGGAGCTGCAAAGCAAGCTCGAGCGCCCGGCCACGAACGAAGAGCTGTCGGAGGCGACGGGCATCGAGGCCGAGAAGCTGGAGAAGATGCGGGGGTTCCTCAACGAGACACCCGTGTCCCTCGACCGGCCCATCTCGGATGAGGACGGGCGCAAGCTCATCGACATTCTCATCTCAGACGAAGACCTGCCGAGCCCGCCCGACCAAATCATCGTGGGAGAAACCCATCGCGAGATGCTGCGGCTCCTGCAGTCCCTCAAGCCGATCGAGGCAGACATCCTGCGCAAGCGCTTTGGCTTGATGAACGACAAGGAGCGTACGCTCAAGGAGATAGGTGACGAGTATCACTTGTCGCGAGAGCGCGTGCGGCAGCTCCAGGAGCAAGCCTTGGGCAAGATGCGCAAGGCCATGCAAAAAATCAACGCCGCCTAG